A genomic segment from Eulemur rufifrons isolate Redbay chromosome 19, OSU_ERuf_1, whole genome shotgun sequence encodes:
- the LOXL3 gene encoding lysyl oxidase homolog 3 isoform X2, whose translation MGQGMGAIHLSEVRCSGQEPSLWKCPHKNITADDCSHSQDAAVRCNLPYIGVEAKIRLSGGRSRHEGRVEVQVGGPGSLRWGLICGDDWGTLEAMVACRQLGLGYANHGLQETWYWDSGNLTEVVMSGVRCTGTELSLNQCAHHGTHITCKRTETRFTAGVICSETASDLLLHSALVQETAYIEDRPLHMLYCAAEENCLASSARSANWPYGHRRLLRFSSQIHNLGRADFRPKAGRHSWVWHECHGHYHSMDIFTHYDILTPNGTKVAEGHKASFCLEDTECQEDVSKRYECANFGEQGITVGCWDLYRHDIDCQWIDITDVKPGNYILQVVINPNFEVAESDFTNNAMKCNCKYDGHRIWVHNCHIGDAFSEEANRRFERYPGQTSNQII comes from the exons ATGGGGCAGG GCATGGGTGCCATCCACTTGAGCGAAGTTCGATGCTCTGGACAGGAGCCTTCCCTCTGGAAGTGCCCCCACAAAAACATCACAGCTGACGACTGTTCCCATAGCCAGGATGCTGCAGTCCGATGCAACCTACCCTACATTGGGGTGGAGGCCAAG ATCCGACTCAGTGGGGGCCGCAGCCGACATGAGGGGCGAGTCGAGGTGCAAGTAGGGGGACCTGGGTCCCTTCGCTGGGGCCTCATCTGTGGAGATGACTGGGGGACACTGGAGGCCATGGTGGCCTGTAGGCAACTTGGTCTGGGCTATGCCAACCACGGCCTGCAG GAGACATGGTACTGGGACTCGGGAAATTTAACAGAGGTGGTGATGAGTGGAGTGCGCTGCACAGGGACTGAGCTGTCCCTGAACCAGTGTGCCCATCATGGCACCCACATCACCTGCAAGAGGACAGAGACCCGCTTCACTGCTGGAGTCATCTGTTCTGAGA CCGCGTCAGATCTGCTGCTGCACTCAGCTCTCGTGCAGGAGACCGCCTATATCGAGGACCGGCCCCTGCACATGTTGTACTGTGCTGCAGAAGAGAACTGCCTGGCCAGCTCAGCCCGCTCAGCCAATTGGCCCTATGGCCACCGGCGTCTGCTTCGATTCTCCTCTCAGATCCACAACCTGGGACGAGCTGACTTCAGGCCCAAGGCTGGGCGCCACTCCTGGGTGTGGCACGAGTGCCATGG GCACTACCACAGTATGGACATCTTCACTCACTACGATATCCTGACCCCAAATGGCACCAAGGTGGCTGAAGGCCACAAAGCTAGTTTCTGTCTAGAAGACACTGAGTGTCAGGAGG ATGTCTCCAAGAGGTATGAGTGTGCCAACTTTGGAGAACAGGGCATCACCGTGGGTTGCTGGGATCTCTACCGGCATGACATCGACTGTCAATGGATTGACATCACAGATGTGAAGCCAGGAAACTACATTCTCCAG GTGGTCATCAACCCAAATTTTGAAGTAGCAGAGAGTGACTTCACCAACAACGCAATGAAATGTAACTGCAAATATGATGGACATCGCATCTGGGTGCACAACTGCCACATTG GTGATGCCTTCAGTGAAGAGGCCAACAGGAGGTTTGAGCGCTACCCTGGCCAGACCAGCAACCAGATCATCTAA
- the TLX2 gene encoding T-cell leukemia homeobox protein 2, with amino-acid sequence MEPAMLAPHNLPHHEPISFGIDQILSGPEPPAGGLGPGRTGQGHGESAAFSGGFHGASGYGPAGSLAPLPGSSGVGPGGVIRVPAHRPLPVPPPTGGAPAVPGPSGLGGAGSLAGLTFPWMDSSRRFAKDRLTAALSPFSGTRRIGHPYQNRTPPKRKKPRTSFSRSQVLELERRFLRQKYLASAERAALAKALRMTDAQVKTWFQNRRTKWRRQTAEEREAERHRAGRLLLHLQQDALPRPLRPPLPPDPLCLHNSSLFALQNLQPWAEDNKVASVSGLASVV; translated from the exons ATGGAGCCGGCGATGCTGGCTCCACACAACCTCCCACACCACGAGCCAATCAGCTTCGGCATCGATCAGATCCTGAGCGGCCCCGAACCTCCCGCGGGCGGCCTAGGCCCGGGTCGTACGGGCCAGGGCCATGGGGAGAGTGCGGCGTTCTCGGGTGGATTCCACGGAGCCTCAGGCTACGGTCCCGCTGGCTCACTGGCTCCGCTACCCGGCAGCTCTGGAGTGGGCCCGGGCGGCGTGATCCGCGTCCCTGCGCATCGCCCGCTGCCTGTGCCACCGCCCACGGGAGGTGCGCCTGCAGTGCCTGGGCCCTCGGGTTTGGGCGGCGCCGGGAGCCTAGCTGGACTCACCTTCCCTTGGATGGACAGCAGCCGCCGCTTTGCCAAGGACCGGCTCACGG CCGCGCTCTCGCCCTTCTCCGGGACGCGCCGCATAGGCCACCCGTACCAAAACCGGACGCCCCCGAAGCGGAAGAAGCCGCGCACGTCCTTCTCCCGCTCGCAGGTGCTGGAGCTCGAGCGGCGCTTCTTGCGCCAGAAGTACCTGGCCTCGGCAGAGAGGGCGGCACTGGCCAAGGCCTTGCGAATGACCGACGCACAGGTCAAGACGTGGTTCCAGAACCGACGCACCAAGTGGCG GCGCCAGACGGCGGAGGAGCGCGAGGCGGAGCGGCACCGCGCGGGCCGGCTGCTCCTGCACCTGCAGCAGGACGCGCTACCGCGGCCCCTGCGGCCGCCGCTGCCCCCGGACCCGCTCTGCCTGCACAACTCGTCCCTTTTCGCGCTGCAGAACCTGCAGCCCTGGGCCGAAGACAACAAGGTGGCTTCCGTGTCCGGGCTCGCCTCAGTGGTGTGA
- the HTRA2 gene encoding serine protease HTRA2, mitochondrial isoform X4, whose amino-acid sequence MAALRAGRGAGWSLRGWRALGGTRWGKGPLLNPDLRTLLTSGSSDPRARATYGTPSFRARLSVGVPEPRACLTSGTPDPRARLTAGTPDPRTREASGTPGARSRAWLAVALGAGGAVLLLLWGGGRGPPAVLAAVPAPSPTSPRSQYNFIADVVEKTAPAVVYIEILDRHPFSGREVPISNGSGFVVAADGLIVTNAHVVADRRRVRVRLPSGDTYEAMVTAVDPVADIATLRIQTKFGNSGGPLVNLDGEVIGVNTMKVTAGISFAIPSDRLREFLRRGEKKNSWFGISESQRRYIGVMMLTLTPRAGLRPGDVILAIGEQLVQNAEDVYEAVRTQSQLAVRIRRGSETLTLYVTPEVTE is encoded by the exons ATGGCTGCGCTGAGGGCGGGGCGGGGTGCAGGCTGGAGCCTCCGGGGATGGCGGGCTTTGGGGGGGACTCGTTGGGGGAAGGGACCCTTGTTGAACCCTGACCTTCGGACCCTGCTGACGTCAGGAAGTTCTGACCCCCGGGCCCGGGCGACTTATGGGACCCCCAGTTTCCGGGCCCGGTTGTCTGTGGGGGTCCCTGAACCCCGGGCATGTCTGACGTCTGGGACCCCGGATCCTCGGGCACGACTGACTGCGGGAACCCCAGATCCCCGGACCCGGGAGGCCTCGGGGACCCCCGGAGCCCGTTCTCGCGCGTGGCTGGCGGTGGCGCTGGGAGCTGGGGGGGCAGTGCTGTTGTTGTTGTGGGGCGGGGGTCGGGGGCCCCCGGCCGTCCTCGCTGCGGTCCCCGCCCCATCGCCCACCTCTCCCCGGAGCCAGTACAACTTCATCGCAGACGTGGTGGAGAAGACTGCACCTGCTGTGGTCTATATCGAGATCCTGGACAG GCACCCTTTCTCGGGCCGTGAAGTCCCTATCTCAAATGGCTCAGGATTCGTGGTGGCTGCCGACGGGCTCATCGTCACCAACGCCCATGTGGTGGCTGATCGGCGCAGAGTCCGTGTGAGGCTGCCTAGCGGCGACACATATGAGGCCATGGTCACCGCTGTGGATCCTGTGGCAGATATCGCCACGCTGAGGATTCAGACCAAG TTTGGAAACTCTGGAGGACCTCTGGTTAACCTG GATGGGGAGGTGATCGGAGTGAACACCATGAAGGTCACAGCTGGAATCTCCTTTGCCATCCCTTCTGATCGCCTTCGAGAGTTTCTGCGTCGTGGGGAAAAGAAGA ATTCCTGGTTTGGAATCAGCGAGTCCCAGCGCCGCTACATTGGGGTGATGATGCTGACTCTGACTCCCAG GGCTGGTCTACGGCCTGGTGATGTGATTTTGGCCATTGGAGAACAGCTGGTACAAAATGCTGAAGATGTTTATGAAGCTGTTCGAACCCAATCCCAGCTGGCAGTGCGGATCCGACGGGGATCAGAAACACTGACCTTATATGTGACCCCTGAGGTCACAGAATGA
- the HTRA2 gene encoding serine protease HTRA2, mitochondrial isoform X1, with protein MAALRAGRGAGWSLRGWRALGGTRWGKGPLLNPDLRTLLTSGSSDPRARATYGTPSFRARLSVGVPEPRACLTSGTPDPRARLTAGTPDPRTREASGTPGARSRAWLAVALGAGGAVLLLLWGGGRGPPAVLAAVPAPSPTSPRSQYNFIADVVEKTAPAVVYIEILDRHPFSGREVPISNGSGFVVAADGLIVTNAHVVADRRRVRVRLPSGDTYEAMVTAVDPVADIATLRIQTKEPLPTLPLGRSADVRQGEFVVAMGSPFALQNTITSGIVSSAQRPARDLGLPQTNVEYIQTDAAIDFGNSGGPLVNLDGEVIGVNTMKVTAGISFAIPSDRLREFLRRGEKKNSWFGISESQRRYIGVMMLTLTPSILAELQLREPSFPDVQHGVLIHKVILGSPAHRAGLRPGDVILAIGEQLVQNAEDVYEAVRTQSQLAVRIRRGSETLTLYVTPEVTE; from the exons ATGGCTGCGCTGAGGGCGGGGCGGGGTGCAGGCTGGAGCCTCCGGGGATGGCGGGCTTTGGGGGGGACTCGTTGGGGGAAGGGACCCTTGTTGAACCCTGACCTTCGGACCCTGCTGACGTCAGGAAGTTCTGACCCCCGGGCCCGGGCGACTTATGGGACCCCCAGTTTCCGGGCCCGGTTGTCTGTGGGGGTCCCTGAACCCCGGGCATGTCTGACGTCTGGGACCCCGGATCCTCGGGCACGACTGACTGCGGGAACCCCAGATCCCCGGACCCGGGAGGCCTCGGGGACCCCCGGAGCCCGTTCTCGCGCGTGGCTGGCGGTGGCGCTGGGAGCTGGGGGGGCAGTGCTGTTGTTGTTGTGGGGCGGGGGTCGGGGGCCCCCGGCCGTCCTCGCTGCGGTCCCCGCCCCATCGCCCACCTCTCCCCGGAGCCAGTACAACTTCATCGCAGACGTGGTGGAGAAGACTGCACCTGCTGTGGTCTATATCGAGATCCTGGACAG GCACCCTTTCTCGGGCCGTGAAGTCCCTATCTCAAATGGCTCAGGATTCGTGGTGGCTGCCGACGGGCTCATCGTCACCAACGCCCATGTGGTGGCTGATCGGCGCAGAGTCCGTGTGAGGCTGCCTAGCGGCGACACATATGAGGCCATGGTCACCGCTGTGGATCCTGTGGCAGATATCGCCACGCTGAGGATTCAGACCAAG GAGCCTCTCCCCACACTGCCTCTGGGACGCTCAGCAGATGTTCGGCAAGGGGAGTTTGTTGTTGCCATGGGAAGTCCCTTTGCACTGCAGAACACGATCACATCCGGCATTGTTAGCTCTGCTCAGCGTCCAGCCAGAGACCTGGGACTCCCCCAAACCAATGTGGAATACATTCAGACTGATGCGGCTATTGAT TTTGGAAACTCTGGAGGACCTCTGGTTAACCTG GATGGGGAGGTGATCGGAGTGAACACCATGAAGGTCACAGCTGGAATCTCCTTTGCCATCCCTTCTGATCGCCTTCGAGAGTTTCTGCGTCGTGGGGAAAAGAAGA ATTCCTGGTTTGGAATCAGCGAGTCCCAGCGCCGCTACATTGGGGTGATGATGCTGACTCTGACTCCCAG CATCCTTGCTGAACTACAGCTTCGAGAACCAAGCTTCCCTGATGTTCAACATGGTGTACTCATCCACAAAGTCATCCTGGGCTCCCCTGCACACCG GGCTGGTCTACGGCCTGGTGATGTGATTTTGGCCATTGGAGAACAGCTGGTACAAAATGCTGAAGATGTTTATGAAGCTGTTCGAACCCAATCCCAGCTGGCAGTGCGGATCCGACGGGGATCAGAAACACTGACCTTATATGTGACCCCTGAGGTCACAGAATGA
- the AUP1 gene encoding lipid droplet-regulating VLDL assembly factor AUP1 → MELPPAPGPERLFDSHRLPGDGFLLLALLLYAPVGFCLLVLRLFLGIHVFLVSCALPDSVLRRFVVRTMCAVLGLVARQEDSGLRDHRVRVLISNHVTPFDHNIVNLLTTCSTPLLNSSPSFVCWSRGFMEMDGRGELVESLKRFCASTRLPPTPLLLFPEEETTNGREGLLHFSSWPFCIQDVVQPLTLQVQRPLVSVTVSDASWVSELLWSLFVPFTVYQVRWLRPVHRQLGEENEEFAFRVQQLLAKELGQTGTRLTPADKAEHMKRQRHPRLRPQSAQSSFPPSPGSSSDVQLATLAQRVKEVLPHVPLGVIRRDLARTGCVDLTITNLLEGAVAFMPEDITEGTQCLPTASASKFPSSGPVTPQPTALTFAKSSWARQESLQERKQALYEYARRRFTERRAQEAN, encoded by the exons ATGGAGCTTCCCCCAGCGCCGGGGCCGGAGCGGCTCTTTGACTCGCACCG GCTCCCGGGTGACGGCTTCCTGCTCCTCGCGCTGCTGCTCTACGCGCCAGTCGGATTCTGCCTCCTGGTCCTACGCCTCTTTCTCGGGATCCACGTCTTCTTGGTCAGCTGCGCGCTGCCAGACAGCGTCCTTCGCAG GTTCGTGGTACGGACCATGTGTGCGGTGCTGGGTCTCGTGGCTCGGCAGGAGGACTCTGGACTCCGGGATCACCGCGTCAGGGTCCTCATTTCCAACCACGTGACACCTTTCGACCACAACATAGTCAATCTGCTCACCACCTGTAGCACC cCTCTACTCAATAGTTCCCCCAGCTTTGTGTGCTGGTCTCGGGGCTTCATGGAGATGGATGGGCGGGGGGAGTTGGTGGAGTCACTCAAGAGATTCTGTGCTTCCACGAGGCTTCCCCCTACCCCTCTGCTGCTATTCCCCGAGGAAGAAACCACCAATGGTCGGGAGGGGCTCCTGCACTTCAG ttCTTGGCCATTTTGTATCCAGGATGTGGTACAACCTCTTACCCTGCAAGTTCAGAGACCCCTGGTCTCTGTG ACGGTGTCAGATGCCTCCTGGGTCTCAGAACTGCTGTGGTCACTTTTCGTCCCTTTCACGGTGTATCAAGTAAG GTGGCTTCGTCCTGTTCATCGCCAACTGGGGGAGGAGAATGAAGAGTTTGCATTCCGTGTACAACAG CTATTGGCCAAGGAATTGGGGCAGACAGGGACACGGCTCACTCCAGCAGACAAAGCAGAGCACATGAAGCGACAAAGACACCCTAGATTGCGCCCCCAGTCAG ccCAGtcatcttttcctccctcccctggttCTTCTTCTGATGTGCAGCTGGCAACTCTGGCGCAGAGAGTCAAGGAGGTTTTGCCCCATGTGCCATTGGGTGTCATCCGGAGAGACCTGG CCAGGACTGGCTGTGTAGACTTGACCATCACTAATCTGCTTGAGGGCGCTGTAGCTTTTATGCCTGAAGACATCACTGAGGGAACTCAGTGCCTAcccacagcctctgcctccaAG TTCCCCAGCTCTGGCCCGGTGACCCCTCAGCCCACAGCCCTAACATTTGCCAAGTCTTCCTGGGCCCGGCAGGAGAGTCTGCAGGAGCGCAAGCAAGCACTATATGAATATGCAAGAAG GAGATTCACAGAAAGAAGAGCCCAGGAGGCTAACTGa
- the DQX1 gene encoding ATP-dependent RNA helicase DQX1: MRKGLVVTRCIGLELTAILTRLRAASRFCWTATMASQPLRLAEESGPSPGESELAVNPFDGLPFSSRYYELLEQRRALPIWAARFIFLEQLESNPTGVVLVSGEPGSGKSTQIPQWCAEFALARGFWKGQVTVTQPYPLAAQSLALRVADEMDLTLGHEVGYSIPQEDCTGPNTVLRFCWDRLLLQEVASTRGPGAWDVLVLDEAQERSVASDLLQGLLRDTSLGNLPGGPRVVVVTDPALEPKLQAFWGNPPIVHIPREPGRSPIPVYMDSVPTDRVEAACQAVLELCRKETPGDVLIYLPSEEEISLCCESLSREVESLTLQGPPPRVLPLHPGCGQAIQAVYEDIDVGARKVVISHWLADSSFSLPSIQHVIDSGLELKSVYNPRIRAESQVLRPISKCQAEARRLRARGFPPGSCLCLYPKAFLELEAPPLPRPRVCEENLSPLMLLLKRRQIVEPGECHFLDRPAPEALMQALEDLDYLAALDDDGNLSDLGVILSEFPLPPELAKALLASCEFDCVDEMLTLAAMLTAAPGFTRPPLCAEEAALRRALEHVDGDHSSLIQVYEAFIQSGTDEAWCQARGLNWAALCQAHKLRGELLELMQQIELPLSQPAFGSEQNRRDLQKALVSGYFLKVARDTDGTGNYLLLTHKHVAQLSSYCCYRSRRAPARPPPWVLYHNFSISKDNCLSIVSEIQPRMLVELAPPYFLSNLPPSESRDLLNQLREEMADSSTGSESSSAKEFRDACVLQ, from the exons ATGCGGAAAGGGTTAGTGGTGACTCGCTGCATAGGTCTGGAACTGACTGCCATCCTGACACGTCTCAGAGCTGCAAGCAG GTTTTGCTGGACAGCCACCATGGCCTCTCAGCCTCTCAGGCTGGCAGAAGAGTCTGGTCCAAGTCCTGGGGAGTCTGAACTGGCTGTGAACCCCTTTGATGGGCTCCCCTTCTCTTCCCGCTACTATGAGCTGCTTGAGCAGCGCCGGGCCTTGCCTATCTGGGCTGCTCGCTTTATCTTCTTGGAACAGTTGGAGAGTAACCCCACTGGAGTGGTGCTGGTGTCCGGGGAGCCTGGCTCTGGCAAGAGCACGCAG aTCCCTCAGTGGTGTGCAGAGTTTGCACTGGCCAGGGGATTCTGGAAGGGACAGGTTACTGTCACTCAGCCCTACCCTCTggcagcccagagcctggccctgcGGGTTGCTGATGAGATGGACCTGACCCTGGGTCATGAGGTTGGATACAGCATCCCCCAGGAGGACTGCACAGGGCCCAACACCGTGCTCAG GTTCTGCTGGGACAGGCTGCTTCTGCAGGAGGTGGCCTCAACCCGGGGCCCTGGAGCTTGGGATGTGCTGGTGCTGGATGAGGCTCAGGAGCGCTCAGTGGCCTCAGATTTGCTCCAGGGGCTACTACGAGATACCAGTCTGGGAAATCTTCCAGGGGGCCCCAGAGTGGTTGTGGTTACTGATCCAGCCCTTGAACCTAAGCTCCAAGCCTTCTGGGGCAATCCTCCTATTGTGCACATACCTAGAGAGCCTGGAAGGAGTCCCATTCCTGTCTACATGGACAGTGTCCCTACCGATCGCGTGGAAGCTGCCTGCCAAGCAGTGCTTGAGCTGTGTCGGAAGGAGACTCCAGGAGATGTGCTAATATACTTGCCCAGtgaggag GAAATTTCCCTATGCTGTGAATCCTTGTCCAGGGAGGTGGAGTCCCTGACTCTCCAAGGGCCTCCACCACGGGTGCTGCCCCTTCACCCAGGCTGTGGTCAAGCCATTCAGGCTGTGTACGAGGACATAGACGTGGGTGCCCGAAAGGTCGTGATTTCTCACTGGCTGGCtgactcctccttctccctcccttccatccAACATGTCATTGACTCAGGACTGGAGCTCAAAAGT GTTTACAATCCTCGGATCCGAGCAGAATCCCAAGTATTGAGGCCAATCAGCAAGTGTCAGGCAGAGGCAAGACGACTGCGAGCAAGAGGGTTCCCACCAG GATCCTGCCTCTGCCTATATCCTAAGGCCTTCTTAGAACTAGAGGCTCCCCCATTGCCCCGACCCAGGGTGTGTGAGGAGAATCTGAGTCCCCTGATGTTACTACTAAAGAGGAGACAGATTGTAGAGCCAGGGGAGTGTCACTTCCTGGACCGGCCTG CTCCAGAAGCACTGATGCAGGCCCTGGAAGACTTAGACTATCTGGCAGCCCTGGATGATGATGGGAACCTGTCAGACCTGGGTGTCATCCTATCAGAGTTCCCCCTGCCCCCTGAGTTGGCCAAAGCCCTGCTGGCCTCATGCGAGTTTGACTGTGTGGACGAGATGCTCACCCTGGCTGCTATGCTCACTG ctGCCCCTGGGTTTACCCGTCCTCCACTCTGTGCAGAAGAAGCTGCCCTGCGTCGGGCCCTGGAGCACGTGGATGGTGACCACAGCTCTCTGATCCAGGTGTATGAAGCCTTCATACAAA GTGGAACTGATGAGGCTTGGTGCCAGGCTCGAGGTCTAAACTGGGCAGCTTTGTGCCAAGCCCATAAACTTCGGGGAGAGCTCCTAGAACTCATGCAGCAAATTGAACTTCCCCTGTCCCAACCAGCCTTTGGCTCTGAACAGAATCGCAGAGACCTTCAGAAAGCACTGGTGTCAGGATACTTCCTCAAG GTGGCCCGAGACACAGACGGGACTGGAAATTACCTACTCCTAACCCATAAGCATGTGGCCCAGCTCTCCTCCTACTGCTGCTACCGAAGCCGCAGGGCTCCAGCTAGACCCCCACCATGGGTGCTTTACCACAATTTCTCCATATCCAAAGACAACTGCCTTTCCATTGTTTCTGAGATTCAACCACGGAT GCTGGTGGAGTTGGCCCCTCCATACTTCCTGAGTAACTTGCCCCCCAGTGAGAGTAGAGACCTCCTGAACCAGCTAAGGGAAGAAATGGCAGATTCTTCAACAGGGAGTGAATCCTCCTCAGCCAAGGAGTTCAGAGATGCCTGTGTCCTGCAGTAA
- the HTRA2 gene encoding serine protease HTRA2, mitochondrial isoform X2: MAALRAGRGAGWSLRGWRALGGTRWGKGPLLNPDLRTLLTSGSSDPRARATYGTPSFRARLSVGVPEPRACLTSGTPDPRARLTAGTPDPRTREASGTPGARSRAWLAVALGAGGAVLLLLWGGGRGPPAVLAAVPAPSPTSPRSQYNFIADVVEKTAPAVVYIEILDRHPFSGREVPISNGSGFVVAADGLIVTNAHVVADRRRVRVRLPSGDTYEAMVTAVDPVADIATLRIQTKEPLPTLPLGRSADVRQGEFVVAMGSPFALQNTITSGIVSSAQRPARDLGLPQTNVEYIQTDAAIDFGNSGGPLVNLAREQGAVSLQDGEVIGVNTMKVTAGISFAIPSDRLREFLRRGEKKNSWFGISESQRRYIGVMMLTLTPRAGLRPGDVILAIGEQLVQNAEDVYEAVRTQSQLAVRIRRGSETLTLYVTPEVTE; encoded by the exons ATGGCTGCGCTGAGGGCGGGGCGGGGTGCAGGCTGGAGCCTCCGGGGATGGCGGGCTTTGGGGGGGACTCGTTGGGGGAAGGGACCCTTGTTGAACCCTGACCTTCGGACCCTGCTGACGTCAGGAAGTTCTGACCCCCGGGCCCGGGCGACTTATGGGACCCCCAGTTTCCGGGCCCGGTTGTCTGTGGGGGTCCCTGAACCCCGGGCATGTCTGACGTCTGGGACCCCGGATCCTCGGGCACGACTGACTGCGGGAACCCCAGATCCCCGGACCCGGGAGGCCTCGGGGACCCCCGGAGCCCGTTCTCGCGCGTGGCTGGCGGTGGCGCTGGGAGCTGGGGGGGCAGTGCTGTTGTTGTTGTGGGGCGGGGGTCGGGGGCCCCCGGCCGTCCTCGCTGCGGTCCCCGCCCCATCGCCCACCTCTCCCCGGAGCCAGTACAACTTCATCGCAGACGTGGTGGAGAAGACTGCACCTGCTGTGGTCTATATCGAGATCCTGGACAG GCACCCTTTCTCGGGCCGTGAAGTCCCTATCTCAAATGGCTCAGGATTCGTGGTGGCTGCCGACGGGCTCATCGTCACCAACGCCCATGTGGTGGCTGATCGGCGCAGAGTCCGTGTGAGGCTGCCTAGCGGCGACACATATGAGGCCATGGTCACCGCTGTGGATCCTGTGGCAGATATCGCCACGCTGAGGATTCAGACCAAG GAGCCTCTCCCCACACTGCCTCTGGGACGCTCAGCAGATGTTCGGCAAGGGGAGTTTGTTGTTGCCATGGGAAGTCCCTTTGCACTGCAGAACACGATCACATCCGGCATTGTTAGCTCTGCTCAGCGTCCAGCCAGAGACCTGGGACTCCCCCAAACCAATGTGGAATACATTCAGACTGATGCGGCTATTGAT TTTGGAAACTCTGGAGGACCTCTGGTTAACCT GGCTAGGGAACAGGGGGCTGTGTCCCTGCAGGATGGGGAGGTGATCGGAGTGAACACCATGAAGGTCACAGCTGGAATCTCCTTTGCCATCCCTTCTGATCGCCTTCGAGAGTTTCTGCGTCGTGGGGAAAAGAAGA ATTCCTGGTTTGGAATCAGCGAGTCCCAGCGCCGCTACATTGGGGTGATGATGCTGACTCTGACTCCCAG GGCTGGTCTACGGCCTGGTGATGTGATTTTGGCCATTGGAGAACAGCTGGTACAAAATGCTGAAGATGTTTATGAAGCTGTTCGAACCCAATCCCAGCTGGCAGTGCGGATCCGACGGGGATCAGAAACACTGACCTTATATGTGACCCCTGAGGTCACAGAATGA
- the HTRA2 gene encoding serine protease HTRA2, mitochondrial isoform X3, with the protein MAALRAGRGAGWSLRGWRALGGTRWGKGPLLNPDLRTLLTSGSSDPRARATYGTPSFRARLSVGVPEPRACLTSGTPDPRARLTAGTPDPRTREASGTPGARSRAWLAVALGAGGAVLLLLWGGGRGPPAVLAAVPAPSPTSPRSQYNFIADVVEKTAPAVVYIEILDRHPFSGREVPISNGSGFVVAADGLIVTNAHVVADRRRVRVRLPSGDTYEAMVTAVDPVADIATLRIQTKEPLPTLPLGRSADVRQGEFVVAMGSPFALQNTITSGIVSSAQRPARDLGLPQTNVEYIQTDAAIDFGNSGGPLVNLDGEVIGVNTMKVTAGISFAIPSDRLREFLRRGEKKNSWFGISESQRRYIGVMMLTLTPRAGLRPGDVILAIGEQLVQNAEDVYEAVRTQSQLAVRIRRGSETLTLYVTPEVTE; encoded by the exons ATGGCTGCGCTGAGGGCGGGGCGGGGTGCAGGCTGGAGCCTCCGGGGATGGCGGGCTTTGGGGGGGACTCGTTGGGGGAAGGGACCCTTGTTGAACCCTGACCTTCGGACCCTGCTGACGTCAGGAAGTTCTGACCCCCGGGCCCGGGCGACTTATGGGACCCCCAGTTTCCGGGCCCGGTTGTCTGTGGGGGTCCCTGAACCCCGGGCATGTCTGACGTCTGGGACCCCGGATCCTCGGGCACGACTGACTGCGGGAACCCCAGATCCCCGGACCCGGGAGGCCTCGGGGACCCCCGGAGCCCGTTCTCGCGCGTGGCTGGCGGTGGCGCTGGGAGCTGGGGGGGCAGTGCTGTTGTTGTTGTGGGGCGGGGGTCGGGGGCCCCCGGCCGTCCTCGCTGCGGTCCCCGCCCCATCGCCCACCTCTCCCCGGAGCCAGTACAACTTCATCGCAGACGTGGTGGAGAAGACTGCACCTGCTGTGGTCTATATCGAGATCCTGGACAG GCACCCTTTCTCGGGCCGTGAAGTCCCTATCTCAAATGGCTCAGGATTCGTGGTGGCTGCCGACGGGCTCATCGTCACCAACGCCCATGTGGTGGCTGATCGGCGCAGAGTCCGTGTGAGGCTGCCTAGCGGCGACACATATGAGGCCATGGTCACCGCTGTGGATCCTGTGGCAGATATCGCCACGCTGAGGATTCAGACCAAG GAGCCTCTCCCCACACTGCCTCTGGGACGCTCAGCAGATGTTCGGCAAGGGGAGTTTGTTGTTGCCATGGGAAGTCCCTTTGCACTGCAGAACACGATCACATCCGGCATTGTTAGCTCTGCTCAGCGTCCAGCCAGAGACCTGGGACTCCCCCAAACCAATGTGGAATACATTCAGACTGATGCGGCTATTGAT TTTGGAAACTCTGGAGGACCTCTGGTTAACCTG GATGGGGAGGTGATCGGAGTGAACACCATGAAGGTCACAGCTGGAATCTCCTTTGCCATCCCTTCTGATCGCCTTCGAGAGTTTCTGCGTCGTGGGGAAAAGAAGA ATTCCTGGTTTGGAATCAGCGAGTCCCAGCGCCGCTACATTGGGGTGATGATGCTGACTCTGACTCCCAG GGCTGGTCTACGGCCTGGTGATGTGATTTTGGCCATTGGAGAACAGCTGGTACAAAATGCTGAAGATGTTTATGAAGCTGTTCGAACCCAATCCCAGCTGGCAGTGCGGATCCGACGGGGATCAGAAACACTGACCTTATATGTGACCCCTGAGGTCACAGAATGA